In Indicator indicator isolate 239-I01 chromosome 16, UM_Iind_1.1, whole genome shotgun sequence, one genomic interval encodes:
- the AP3S2 gene encoding AP-3 complex subunit sigma-2 isoform X3 — MINAILVFNNHGKPRLVRFYQHLTEEVQQQIIRETFHLVLKRDDHICNFLECGSLFGGSDYKLIYRHYATLYFVFCVDSSESELGILDLIQVHHILQEVVIGGMVLETNMNEIVAQVEAQSKLEKAEGGLSAAPSRAVSAVKNINLPEIPRNINIGDINIKVPNLSQFM; from the exons atgatcaacGCCATCCTGGTGTTCAACAACCACGGCAAGCCGCGGCTCGTCCGCTTCTACCAGCACTTG ACAGAAGAGGTCCAGCAGCAGATCATCCGTGAGACCTTCCACCTGGTGCTGAAGCGGGATGACCACATCTGCAACTTCCTGGAGTGTGGCAG CCTGTTTGGTGGCTCTGACTACAAGCTGATCTACCGGCACTATGCCACCCTCTACTTCGTCTTCTGCGTGGACTCCTCGGAGAGTGAGCTGGGCATCCTGGACCTCATCCAG GTCCACCACATCTTGCAAGAGGTGGTGATAGGTGGCATGGTGCTGGAGACCAACATGAATGAGATTGTGGCACAGGTGGAGGCCcagagcaagctggagaaggctgag GGAGGCCTCTCAGCCGCTCCGTCCCGCGCGGTCTCGGCGGTGAAGAACATCAACCTGCCCGAGATCCCTCGCAACATCAACATCGGGGACATCAACATCAAAGTGCCCAACCTGTCGCAGTTCATGTGA
- the AP3S2 gene encoding AP-3 complex subunit sigma-2 isoform X5, with the protein MINAILVFNNHGKPRLVRFYQHLTEEVQQQIIRETFHLVLKRDDHICNFLECGSLFGGSDYKLIYRHYATLYFVFCVDSSESELGILDLIQGGLSAAPSRAVSAVKNINLPEIPRNINIGDINIKVPNLSQFM; encoded by the exons atgatcaacGCCATCCTGGTGTTCAACAACCACGGCAAGCCGCGGCTCGTCCGCTTCTACCAGCACTTG ACAGAAGAGGTCCAGCAGCAGATCATCCGTGAGACCTTCCACCTGGTGCTGAAGCGGGATGACCACATCTGCAACTTCCTGGAGTGTGGCAG CCTGTTTGGTGGCTCTGACTACAAGCTGATCTACCGGCACTATGCCACCCTCTACTTCGTCTTCTGCGTGGACTCCTCGGAGAGTGAGCTGGGCATCCTGGACCTCATCCAG GGAGGCCTCTCAGCCGCTCCGTCCCGCGCGGTCTCGGCGGTGAAGAACATCAACCTGCCCGAGATCCCTCGCAACATCAACATCGGGGACATCAACATCAAAGTGCCCAACCTGTCGCAGTTCATGTGA
- the AP3S2 gene encoding AP-3 complex subunit sigma-2 isoform X6, translating to MINAILVFNNHGKPRLVRFYQHLVFVETLDKCFENVCELDLIFHMDKVHHILQEVVIGGMVLETNMNEIVAQVEAQSKLEKAEGGLSAAPSRAVSAVKNINLPEIPRNINIGDINIKVPNLSQFM from the exons atgatcaacGCCATCCTGGTGTTCAACAACCACGGCAAGCCGCGGCTCGTCCGCTTCTACCAGCACTTG GTGTTTGTGGAGACGCTGGACAAGTGCTTCGAGAATGTCTGTGAGCTGGACCTCATCTTCCACATGGACAAG GTCCACCACATCTTGCAAGAGGTGGTGATAGGTGGCATGGTGCTGGAGACCAACATGAATGAGATTGTGGCACAGGTGGAGGCCcagagcaagctggagaaggctgag GGAGGCCTCTCAGCCGCTCCGTCCCGCGCGGTCTCGGCGGTGAAGAACATCAACCTGCCCGAGATCCCTCGCAACATCAACATCGGGGACATCAACATCAAAGTGCCCAACCTGTCGCAGTTCATGTGA
- the AP3S2 gene encoding AP-3 complex subunit sigma-2 isoform X1 produces MINAILVFNNHGKPRLVRFYQHLTEEVQQQIIRETFHLVLKRDDHICNFLECGSLFGGSDYKLIYRHYATLYFVFCVDSSESELGILDLIQVFVETLDKCFENVCELDLIFHMDKVHHILQEVVIGGMVLETNMNEIVAQVEAQSKLEKAEGGLSAAPSRAVSAVKNINLPEIPRNINIGDINIKVPNLSQFM; encoded by the exons atgatcaacGCCATCCTGGTGTTCAACAACCACGGCAAGCCGCGGCTCGTCCGCTTCTACCAGCACTTG ACAGAAGAGGTCCAGCAGCAGATCATCCGTGAGACCTTCCACCTGGTGCTGAAGCGGGATGACCACATCTGCAACTTCCTGGAGTGTGGCAG CCTGTTTGGTGGCTCTGACTACAAGCTGATCTACCGGCACTATGCCACCCTCTACTTCGTCTTCTGCGTGGACTCCTCGGAGAGTGAGCTGGGCATCCTGGACCTCATCCAG GTGTTTGTGGAGACGCTGGACAAGTGCTTCGAGAATGTCTGTGAGCTGGACCTCATCTTCCACATGGACAAG GTCCACCACATCTTGCAAGAGGTGGTGATAGGTGGCATGGTGCTGGAGACCAACATGAATGAGATTGTGGCACAGGTGGAGGCCcagagcaagctggagaaggctgag GGAGGCCTCTCAGCCGCTCCGTCCCGCGCGGTCTCGGCGGTGAAGAACATCAACCTGCCCGAGATCCCTCGCAACATCAACATCGGGGACATCAACATCAAAGTGCCCAACCTGTCGCAGTTCATGTGA
- the AP3S2 gene encoding AP-3 complex subunit sigma-2 isoform X2, producing MINAILVFNNHGKPRLVRFYQHLTEEVQQQIIRETFHLVLKRDDHICNFLECGSLFGGSDYKLIYRHYATLYFVFCVDSSESELGILDLIQVFVETLDKCFENVCELDLIFHMDKVHHILQEVVIGGMVLETNMNEIVAQVEAQSKLEKAEVSSHGGLSAAPSRAVSAVKNINLPEIPRNINIGDINIKVPNLSQFM from the exons atgatcaacGCCATCCTGGTGTTCAACAACCACGGCAAGCCGCGGCTCGTCCGCTTCTACCAGCACTTG ACAGAAGAGGTCCAGCAGCAGATCATCCGTGAGACCTTCCACCTGGTGCTGAAGCGGGATGACCACATCTGCAACTTCCTGGAGTGTGGCAG CCTGTTTGGTGGCTCTGACTACAAGCTGATCTACCGGCACTATGCCACCCTCTACTTCGTCTTCTGCGTGGACTCCTCGGAGAGTGAGCTGGGCATCCTGGACCTCATCCAG GTGTTTGTGGAGACGCTGGACAAGTGCTTCGAGAATGTCTGTGAGCTGGACCTCATCTTCCACATGGACAAG GTCCACCACATCTTGCAAGAGGTGGTGATAGGTGGCATGGTGCTGGAGACCAACATGAATGAGATTGTGGCACAGGTGGAGGCCcagagcaagctggagaaggctgaggtgagcAGCCAT GGAGGCCTCTCAGCCGCTCCGTCCCGCGCGGTCTCGGCGGTGAAGAACATCAACCTGCCCGAGATCCCTCGCAACATCAACATCGGGGACATCAACATCAAAGTGCCCAACCTGTCGCAGTTCATGTGA
- the AP3S2 gene encoding AP-3 complex subunit sigma-2 isoform X4: MINAILVFNNHGKPRLVRFYQHLTEEVQQQIIRETFHLVLKRDDHICNFLECGSLFGGSDYKLIYRHYATLYFVFCVDSSESELGILDLIQVFVETLDKCFENVCELDLIFHMDKGGLSAAPSRAVSAVKNINLPEIPRNINIGDINIKVPNLSQFM, translated from the exons atgatcaacGCCATCCTGGTGTTCAACAACCACGGCAAGCCGCGGCTCGTCCGCTTCTACCAGCACTTG ACAGAAGAGGTCCAGCAGCAGATCATCCGTGAGACCTTCCACCTGGTGCTGAAGCGGGATGACCACATCTGCAACTTCCTGGAGTGTGGCAG CCTGTTTGGTGGCTCTGACTACAAGCTGATCTACCGGCACTATGCCACCCTCTACTTCGTCTTCTGCGTGGACTCCTCGGAGAGTGAGCTGGGCATCCTGGACCTCATCCAG GTGTTTGTGGAGACGCTGGACAAGTGCTTCGAGAATGTCTGTGAGCTGGACCTCATCTTCCACATGGACAAG GGAGGCCTCTCAGCCGCTCCGTCCCGCGCGGTCTCGGCGGTGAAGAACATCAACCTGCCCGAGATCCCTCGCAACATCAACATCGGGGACATCAACATCAAAGTGCCCAACCTGTCGCAGTTCATGTGA
- the ZNF710 gene encoding zinc finger protein 710, translated as MDRFTECGTQTDAVVVLSLAQAAVLGLVSDNELLGATVSPAGFFPGLAAELPDADTAAEPGEPESDGRPEGEQEEDALEAESSLEKHARRRKRPPVRLVPKVKREKAEAEAEPLYEVPVPADEEGEVQRGRSRHHREPSREQEVQSSSVKMIDLDTFSRKPRRLRHLRRHTRHEPPGTECHLEGAEPAGAAAADDGTSGTSRTDCAFEAGAPSPGEEEAPPPASPEAVKSEQGFGWQEAGELEVEAGGGSSERSKKAQLDRLDINVQIDDSYLVEAGDRQKRWQCRMCEKSYTSKYNLVTHILGHNGIKPHSCPHCGKLFKQPSHLQTHLLTHQGTRPHKCEVCGKAFTQTSHLKRHMLLHSDIKPYSCRFCGRGFAYPSELKAHEVKHESGRCHVCVECGLDFSTLTQLKRHLATHQGPTLYQCLECSKSFHYRSQLQNHMLKHQNVRPFVCTECGMEFSQIHHLKQHSLTHKGVKEFKCEVCGREFTLQANMKRHMLIHTSVRPYQCHICFKTFVQKQTLKTHMIVHSPVKPFKCKVCGKSFNRMYNLLGHMHLHAGSKPFKCPYCSSKFNLKGNLSRHMKVKHGVMDISLDSQDAMMDLAGTDHTELDTQQEMDDFEEENSYGYSGVGSAPEEQAMKEMTYYNML; from the exons ATGGATCGCTTCACTGAGTGCGGCACCCAGACGGACGCTGTGGTGGTGCTgtccctggcacaggctgcggTGCTGGGCTTGGTGTCCGACAATGAGCTGCTCGGGGCCACCGTCAGCCCTGCCGGCTTCTTCCCGGGGCTGGCAGCGGAGCTGCCCGACGCCGACACCGCGGCCGAGCCTGGGGAGCCAGAGAGCGACGGCCGGCCAGAGGGCGAGCAGGAGGAGGACGCCTTGGAGGCAGAGTCCTCCCTGGAGAAGCACGCCCGGAGGAGAAAGCGGCCACCCGTGCGGCTGGTACCCAAGGTCAAACGCGAGAAAGCAGAGGCCGAGGCCGAGCCGCTGTACGAGGTGCCTGTGCCCGCCGACGAGGAGGGCGAGGTGCAGCGCGGCCGCTCCCGCCATCACCGGGAGCCCAGCCGCGAGCAagaggtgcagagcagctccGTGAAGATGATCGACCTGGACACCTTCAGCAGGAAGCCTCGGCGGCTGCGGCATCTCCGCCGGCACACGCGCCACGAGCCGCCGGGCACCGAGTGCCATCTGGAGGGCGCCGAGCCGGCCGGCGCGGCGGCCGCAGACGACGGCACGTCGGGAACCTCCCGCACCGACTGCGCCTTCGAGGCGGGCGCCCCCTCCCCCGGCGAGGAAGAGGCCCCCCCGCCGGCGTCCCCCGAGGCGGTGAAGAGCGAGCAGGGCTTCGGCTGGCAGGAGGCGGGCGAGCTGGAGGTGGAGGCGGGCGGCGGCAGCAGTGAGCGCAGCAAGAAGGCGCAGCTGGACCGGCTGGACATCAACGTGCAGATCGACGACTCCTACCTGGTGGAGGCGGGCGACCGGCAGAAGCGCTGGCAGTGCCGCATGTGCGAGAAGTCCTACACCTCCAAGTACAACCTGGTGACCCACATATTGGGGCACAACGGCATCAAGCCCCACTCCTGCCCGCACTGTGGCAAGCTCTTCAAGCAGCCCAGCCACCTGCAGACCCACCTGCTGACCCACCAGGGCACCCGGCCCCACAAGTGCGAGGTGTGCGGCAAGGCTTTCACCCAGACCAGCCACCTGAAGCGGCACATGCTGCTGCACAGCGACATCAAACCCTACAGCTGCCGCTTCTGCGGCCGCGGCTTCGCCTACCCCAGCGAGCTGAAGGCCCACGAGGTGAAGCACGAGAGCGGCCGCTGCCACGTCTGCGTGGAGTGCGGCCTGGATTTCTCCACCCTCACCCAGCTGAAGAGGCATCTGGCCACCCACCAGGGCCCCACGCTCTACCAGTGCCTGGAGTGCAGCAAGTCCTTCCACTACCgcagccagctgcagaaccACATGCTGAAGCACCAGAACGTCCGGCCCTTCGTCTGCACCGAGTGTGGCATGGAGTTCAGCCAGATCCACCACCTCAAGCAGCACTCCCTCACGCACAAG GGCGTGAAGGAGTTCAAGTGCGAGGTGTGCGGGCGGGAGTTCACGCTGCAGGCCAACATGAAGCGCCACATGCTGATCCACACCAGCGTCCGGCCCTACCAGTGCCACATCTGCTTCAAGACCTTTGTGCAGAAGCAGACCCTCAAGACCCACATGATTGTCCACTCACCGGTGAAGCCCTTCAAGTGCAAG GTCTGTGGAAAGTCCTTCAACCGCATGTACAACCTCCTGGGCCACATGCACCTGCATGCTGGCAGCAAGCCCTTCAAGTGTCCCTACTGCTCCAGCAAGTTCAACCTGAAGGGGAACCTCAGCCGACACATGAAGGTCAAGCATGGGGTGATGGACATCAGCCTTGACAGCCAAG ATGCCATGATGGACCTGGCTGGGACTGACCACACAGAGCTGGACACACAGCAGGAGATGGATGACTTCGAGGAGGAGAACTCTTACGGCTACAGCGGGGTGGGCAGTGCGCCGGAGGAGCAGGCCATGAAGGAGATGACCTACTACAACATGTTGtag
- the IDH2 gene encoding isocitrate dehydrogenase [NADP], mitochondrial: MDGDEMTRIIWAFIKEKLILPNVDVQLKYFDLGLPHRDKTDDQVTIDSALATQKYSVAVKCATITPDEARVEEFKLKKMWKSPNGTIRNILGGTVFREPIICKNIPRLVPGWTKPITIGRHAHGDQYKATDFVVGKSGTFKMVFTPKDGSGVQEWEVYNFPGGGVGMGMYNTDESITGFAHSCFQYAIQKRWPLYMSTKNTILKAYDGRFKDIFQEIFDKHYKTEFDKLKIWYEHRLIDDMVAQVLKSSGGFVWACKNYDGDVQSDILAQGFGSLGLMTSVLVCPDGKTIEAEAAHGTVTRHYREHQKGRPTSTNPIASIFAWTRGLEHRGKLDSNPDLIKFAQTLEKVCIQTVESGTMTKDLAGCIHGLANVKLNEHFVNTNDFLDTIKNNLDKALGK; this comes from the exons ATGGATGGGGACGAGATGACACGGATCATCTGGGCCTTCATCAAGGAGAAG CTCATCCTGCCCAACGTGGATGTCCAGCTTAAGTATTTTGACCTGGGTCTGCCGCACCGGGACAAGACTGATGACCAGGTCACCATCGACTCGGCGCTGGCCACCCAGAAGTACAGCGTGGCTGTCAAGTGTGCCACCATCACTCCGGATGAAGCCAGGGTTGAAG AGTTCAAGCTGAAGAAAATGTGGAAGAGCCCCAACGGCACCATCCGAAACATCCTGGGGGGGACGGTCTTCCGTGAGCCCATCATCTGCAAGAACATCCCGCGCCTGGTGCCCGGCTGGACCAAGCCCATCACCATCGGCAGGCATGCCCACGGTGACCAG TACAAAGCCACTGACTTCGTGGTGGGCAAGTCCGGGACGTTCAAGATGGTCTTCACGCCAAAGGACGGCAGCGGGGTGCAGGAGTGGGAGGTGTACAACTTCCCCGGCGGAGGCGTGGGCATGGGCATGTACAACACTGATGAG TCTATCACAGGCTTCGCTCACAGCTGCTTCCAGTACGCCATCCAGAAGCGGTGGCCACTCTACATGAGCACCAAGAACACCATCCTGAAGGCCTATGATGGGCGCTTCAAAGACATCTTCCAGGAGATCTTCGACAA GCACTACAAGACAGAGTTTGACAAGCTGAAGATCTGGTATGAGCACCGGCTCATCGATGACATGGTGGCACAGGTGCTGAAGTCCTCCGGTGGCTTCGTCTGGGCGTGCAAGAACTATGATGGGGATGTCCAGTCAGACATCCTGGCCCAAG GCTTTGGCTCCCTGGGGCTGATGACTTCCGTCCTGGTGTGTCCGGACGGGAAGACCATCGAGGCGGAGGCAGCCCACGGCACTGTCACCCGCCACTACCGCGAGCACCAGAAG GGCCGACCCACCAGCACCAACCCCATCGCCAGCATCTTCGCCTGGACGCGTGGCCTGGAGCACCGGGGCAAGCTGGACAGTAACCCAGACCTCATCAA GTTTGCTCAGACGCTGGAGAAGGTCTGCATCCAGACTGTGGAGAGCGGGACGATGACGAAGGACCTCGCTGGCTGCATCCATGGACTCGCCAA CGTGAAGCTGAACGAGCACTTTGTGAACACCAACGACTTCTTGGACACCATCAAGAACAACctggacaaggccctgggcaagtAG